CCGTCTACAGGAACCAGTATCTTCATTTTTTCCTCCTTAGACTTCCTTCTTTACTTTCGCCTTCTTCATGCTCAGTCCTATGCCCTCAAAGATGAAGAAGATCGCATATCCCCACCACATTGTATAGACCACATAGAATACCAGCAGGGTTGTCATCATGCCGGCTTTATCCTTCACCTTCACCGCATCAACCTTGTAGAAGTTGTAGGAGGCCTCAATCGCCTTCTTGGTCACATCCGAAACTATCTTGGCTTCCTCGATCTTCTTCTCCTTCTTGAATGCCTTGTCTATCTTGGGAAGGACATTGTTCCACTGACGGAACATCTGCTTTTCGTCATCAGTCGCCATGGCCTCCGCATATTTGGCTTTTATCTTGTCGCCCTCATTCCTAAACATGACATCCGCATCCTCCAGGGCTGCCTTCAGGACCATGCCAAGGTCGCCTTCGATTTTCATTTCCGCGCCATTCACCTCTACCGTGGATCCGGGATTCACCGTGAACAGCTTTGATGCGCGCTCAGCCCTTTTTTCGGACTCTCCGGGCTTATCCTCAGGTTTGCTGATATTGATGGTGACCGAAAACATCTTTCCCATAAACTGTTCGTTGTTTTTCTGTACCTTGGGGATGAAATACGATGACCCCTTTGCAAGCTGGTTGAACATCTCATCAGCCCACTGCAATCCGTTCTGCGGCTTTCCTTCTGGCGTCTTCGGGAATATCGGTGAAAACATCAGAAACAGCACCACGAAAAAGGATATGGCCAAAATTATGCCGATCCCCATATGTTTTTTTGCCTGTGCCATTGTTATCCCTCCTCTCTTAATTTCCCGATGTTGACAAAGAACTTGCTGATAACCCACACACCGAAAAACCCGATTATGATCCAGAATACGATATTGCCCACGAATTCGATCTGTGTCACCAGGGACTTGGACATATTTATGTACTCAAGTTCGGTCAGTTTTTTCGGCAGCACCGTTGCCCTGTTGACAAAGCCTGCGAGGATTGACATTGCATAGAACCCTCTGATGTGTATCCCCTTCACGACCTTTGTCGTCAGCGCTCCTACCTGGATCCCGATCAGGGAGCCGATCAGCATGCCCATGGCGAGGGTGTAGAACACGTACCCGTAAATGGCATACTGCGCGATCGATGCAAGACCCGCGGTAAAGATGATCTGGAGGATATCGGTACCGACAGTTGTTGCGGTAGAGACACCGAATATATACACGAACATCGGAAAGGTGATAAAACCGCCGCCGACACCCATGATCGCTGCGAGCATTCCGACAATGACTCCACCCATCGCAAGAAACAGCCAGGAGATTCTCCTGCCGCCGAAGTCCTCATCAAAGGTGATCATCGGCGGGATATTGACCTTCTGAATGCTTACTGCAAGGGAAGTCATGCCTGTCGGTCCGCCATGGGCGTCATGTCCGCCTCCGCCACCGGAAGGTTTTCTCGTCGCCTTCAAAAAATCTATCATGGCATATGTGCCGAGGAACCCCAGCAATACCGCATACACCGTGCTGATAAAGGCCTCGCTCAGAAGCGGGTCCTTATTGTACAGCGTTTTATTGATCCAGCCGCCGATAAACGTACCGCCAGCCGAACCGACAAGAAATGCAATGGCAAGTTTGACCGAGACGTTGCCCAGTTTCTTGTGCACCGCGGTTCCCATGATCGCCTTTGCAAAGATATGGAACACATCCGTGCCGACCGCAAGAATTCCTTTCACTCCCGCTGCCATCAGCGCCGGAGTAATGATAAAGCCGCCCCCCGCGCCAATGCAGCCGGTAATCAGACCGGCCGCAAGGCCTACCGCGATCGAAACAATAAAGATCAGGTTTGAATAGTGGGCAGGCGCATATGCCGTCTTTCCGCCTATCACATCTGCTGCCTGTATCCAGGATACACCCAGTATCGGCAGCAGCAGGAGAAACAGGATCAGAAGTTTTTTCCGGTTTTTGATGATGTTCATCGAAACCTCATAATCCCATTTCGCATGAGCAATACTGGCCATTTTCAGAAATTCATACATCCTTCTTGGGAAACTCATTTCATCCCCTCCTTTTTGAAATTTCTATCGGTTATTTGATACGTTCGAATTCCATCTGGAACTTGTGCTTTTTCCAGCTTCCGATAAGCCTGGAATACGCAAGAACAGTTCCGTCTGAACCTGACAGGATCCTGCTGATCAGCAGTACTGAAGAACCCTTTTCGAGATTCAGATCTGCTGCAATGTCATTCTTCACTGCGGAGACTTCAACAGTCTGAACAATTTTAAATATCTTTTTTGTACCCTTTTCCTCTATCAGATCATAAAGGGACCTTTGGCGGATATCTTCCTGATCGATATCGGGAAGCAGGAACAACGGGATGATAAATTCTTCCGTATACGGTTCTTCCCCGATAACCTTTTTGCTCCTGATATAATAGACCTTATCCTGTGACATCATGATATTCCCGATGTCCTCAGAGGCCCCCCGAATGCCTCTCTCAAGTATCTCTCTCTCTGCCGTCACCTCCTCTCCATCGATATCTTCTGATAATCTTGTTCTCATCATAACCCCCGGCTGAGGGACAGAATACATTACAAAAGTGCCCTTGCCCTGCTGCCGTTTCAGACACCCTTCACGAACAAGTTCCTGAATTGCCTCTCTCACCGTCACCTTGCTTACATCGTATGTCCTGCAAAGCTCATCTTCGGTAGGTATTTGTGTGCCTACCGGCCACGCTCCGCTGTCTATCTTTTCCTTAATGATGGCATAGATCTGAACATACAGTTTCAGCTTGCTGTCTCTGTCTATGGTCTTTTCAATCCTCATATGCTTATTACTTCATGTCTTTATAATCTTTCCGTTAAAAAGCAATGATCATGCCATCTTTGCAACTAATTGAATTATCGATGTTATTTTATCTCAGCAATGGCAAGGTGCACCATTTTGTTGCGATTATTGGGGTTTTTTGGGACAATTAGTGCTGATTCATTATGTTGCAGTGAACTACTATGTTGCTATTTTTAGTTGCTTGATTTTTCTCTGGAGCTGTTGTCGGTACACACCAAGTTCCTTTGCCGCCTTCGAAATATTGCCACCCGACCTTTGCAGCGCAGACCATATTAATTCCTTCTCTATGTCGGTAATCGTCTCCTTCAGTTTCGGGGTTGCGATCACCTGCTGTGTCGGGGTCTTCAGCAGATACGAGGGCAGATCGGAAGGCAGTATTTCAGGGCTGTTTGCGAATGATATCGAATGTTCAATGATATTTTCAAGCTCCCTGATATTTCCGGGATAGGAGTAACTCATGAGGATGTTCAGGGCCTCTTCGGAAACCGTGCGTATCAGGATATCCTTTCTTTTCGCGGCATGCTTCTTCATGAAATGATTTACCAGAGAGGGAATATCTTCCATTCTGTTTTTCAGCAGAGGAAGATGGATGTTGATGACATTGATCCTGTAGAAAAGGTCTTCCCTGAAAACTCCCCTTTTACAGGCTATTGAGAGATCCTTGTTCGTCGCTGCAATGATCCTGACATCTATCTTGATATTGCGTGCACCCCCGATTCTCATCATCTCGCCTTCCTGAAGGACCCGCAGAATCTTTATCTGAAACAACGGGGAAACATCCCCTATTTCATCGAAAAAAACCGTACCTCCGTCAGCAACCTCAAGCAGACCCTTTTTGGTATAATTCGCACCGGTAAATGCGCCCTTTTCGAAACCAAACAGCTCCGATTCAAGAAGCGTATCAGGGATTGCGCCGCAGTTTATCGTCACGAATGACTTTTCATTTCTCGGACTCCACTTATGGATAGCTCTCGCCACCAACTCCTTCCCGGTTCCGCTTTCCCCGGTGATGAGCACGTTACTTTCGCTTACCGCTGCTTTTTTAATGAGACCGAACACCTCCTGTATAACAATGCTGGTACCGATCGTCTCGTCAAAACCGTATTCGGTGTCGAGTATCTTCTTTTTATGGTCCCTGACTACTCTGTTGATAATCTCGCCTGTCAGAGGTTTTTCCAGAAAATCGGTTGCGCCAAGTTTCATGGCTGCTACCGCTTTCCTGATATCGGAACTCCCGAATGCGATAACCGGAATGCGCTGCCGGAGCTCAAAAAGGTTTTTCTGCCAGTTTTCCATGTCGAGATCAAGAAACGCAATATCATATTTCAGGGGATTGACCGGGTCAGTGCCGACAGAAATGCCTTTCAGTTTCACATCTTTCCTACTGGCAGACTTGAATAAGGAACTTATATCTTTGGATTCATTCGACAGAATCAATATACTTCGCATTTCTTATTGTAAACCAGTCCGGGGGGAAAAAAGAATATCAGCAGGAAATGCATGTTCTGAACAGTCCTGCAAGGGTACCCGGAATCCCGGGCTTCTGCTCTGTCAGTCTGCATCCTCATGAATCAGGTCTATCACCGTCACTTCAGGGGGTGACAAGAGACGGATCGGCGGCCCCCATGTGCCTGATCCCCTGCTGACATAGAGCCAGGATCTTGCAGAGAGCTGTGCCAGTCCCGCCTGTGTAGGATAATAAAACCATGTAATGATGCTGAAAGGGAATATCTGCCCCTTGTGGACATGGCCCGAGAGCTGCAGGTCAAACAGTCCTGTTGAATTCGGGTCAATCAGCGGCCGGTGTTTCAGCAGCATAATAAACCTGTCTCCCGGGAAACCTGAAAGCAATGCAGTTTCGGTAATTGTCGGGGCAAGGCCTGCAGCCTTTACCTGAGAGTCATCTACTCCGGCAATAACAATGCTGCCTGCAGCAATTTCAGCCTCCCCGCGGAGCAGTCTGAACCCTGCCTTTTCGGTGAAATTCATCGCCTGACCGAGACCTGCATACAGTTCATGGTTCCCTGTGACCGCATATTTTCCGAACCTTGGCCTGACCTCCTGCAGCATTTCAGACAGTCCCGAAAGGTTGTCGAGCTGACCGTCCACAAGGTCACCTGTTGATACCAGGATATCCGGGTTTGCCCCTTTCACATGCCGGAGAATCCTTCTCAGTCTTTCCTCCCGCATAATCAGGCCGATGTGGACATCGGATATCTGCACTATCCTGAGTCTGCCGGTTTCCGCGGGTATCTTTGGAGTGGGTATCACTATTGTTTCAGTACGGATGTCTTTCGCCTCAAAATACCCGTATATTGAAAAGAGCAGGGCCAGTGAAAGCGGGATGAAAAACGCAGAATTCTTCGATACTGAGAGAGATGACAGGTCTTTATTGAGCATGACTCCCGAAGCATGCACTGTGAGCCTGTAGACATCGATTACCAGTGCAACAGATATGAATAAAAAAAGGATTCCCAGCCACATATATCCTGCATATGACGCCAGTCGTGCAAACGCCTCAAGGCCTGCCCTTTCGGACAGTCGTACGATGACCGGGGCAAAAATCATTGCCAGCATGAAGAGTGCAACGACTATGCTCGCAAGGGTGTTGAACGCGAACACAGACCTTGCCTTCAGGAAGACATACAGATGCATGCTGCCGTAGATGAGGAAAAAAGTGAGCAGAAAGAGTGTCATGACAAAATACCGTTATTCTTTATAATACACAATCGCCGGGAGAACATTCTTTTTCAGCTACTTTATCAGTCCTGATTATTCATGAACCATATTTACTAATAACAGAACATAGCGTGTTCTCTCATTCCCGGTCTTCGCCCCTCTCAATGCATTCCCGGTGCAATGCCCGCCTCTCCTCTCCTCATGAAAAAGACGAGCGGAACAATACAGAGCATCAGAATGCAGACAAGAAAAAACGCATCGTTGAATGACTGCATCGATGATTGCCTGAGGAGTTCCTTATACATGAGCCCGAGTGCCCCCTGCCCTGAGACTGATTCCTGCACACCCCTGTGTTCAAGGAAAGCTCTGCTTTGCTCGGCAAAAATCTGATAGTTGCTGTCAAAAGGGGTAAGATGTTCAACAAGACGGTTCTGATGGAACTGTGCCCTGCGTGAGAGAATCGTGGTAACGAAGGCAACACCGAAACTCCCGCCGAGGTTTCTGAGCAGGTTGTAAATGGCAGAGGCGTTCCCCATATCTTCCTTCCGTATCCCTGACATGGTCATGGTCGTGAGCGGAATGAAAAAGAACCCCATCCCTACGCCGAGAACGATCCTCGGCCATATGACGGTCCCGAAATCGGCATACAGGTTGAAATTGGACATCAGATAGGTTGCGTAGGCATTCACGATGATGCCGAAGGCGAGCAGGAACTTCGGATTGACCCGGTTCACCAGATTCCCTGCAACAGGCAGGGATATCAGGGTTGCCATGCCTCCCGGTCCCAGAACAAATCCAGCGAGAAAAGCGGTATAGCCCATGAGCGTCTGGAGATAGATCGGCAGGAGAACGATGCTGGCGAAGAGATTGAAAAATCCCATAAACATGATGAGGTTGCCGGTGCTGAACGAGATGTTTTTGAATGCCCTCAGGTTTACGACCGGGGATTCTGCATACAGCTCAACCACCACAAAAGCAATCAGGGAGACTACCGAAATGATGCTCATCCAGAAGATGAAGGGCGATGAAAACCAGTTCTCCTGCTGGCCCTTATCAAGGACTATCTGCAGGCAGCCGAGCCCAAGGGCGAGCAACACAAGCCCCCAGTAGTCAATCTTCAGTTTCGCCTTTGTCATATACGGCGGGTCCGTGATCACGAGCATGGTGAGGAAGATAGAGAGTATTCCTATCGGCACATTGATAAAGAATATCCAGTGCCACGACCAGTTGTCGGTTATCCACCCGCCGAGAAGCGGTCCCACAATGGGGCCGAACATAATTCCGACACCAAATACTGCCATCGCGATTCCGTGCTGCCGGGGGGGGAATGTCTCGAGCAGGATTGACTGGGACAAAGGCTGTAACGCCCCGCCTCCGATCCCCTGAAGGATCCTGAAGAAGATGAGACTCTGGAGACTCCATGCAGCCCCGCAGAGAAAAGAGCTTATGGTAAACATGGTGATCGAAATGATCAGGTATCGTTTCCTGCCGAAAAACCTGCTCAGCCATCCTGTCATGGGGATGATGATCGCGTTGGAAACAAGGTAGGAGGTGATCGACCAGGTCGACTCGTCGATGCCTGCAGACAGGCTGCCCCTTATATGGTCGAGGGCTACGTTGACCACAGAGGTGTCAATGATCTCTATGAGGGTGGGGATCATGACGGTGAGTGCAACGAGCCACTTATTCATGGCAACTGAGGAATTCTCTCACCTTTGCCCTGTCATTCGATCAGAACCGTCGGCACCACTGACATCCCAATGCGAAGGACATGTTCTTTGTCCGTATCTTTATCAAGCACAATCTTTACAGGAATTCTCTGGACAACTTTTACGTAATTCCCGGTCGCATTTTCGGGCGGGAAGAGAGAAAACACTGCTCCGGTACCTGACATGATGCTCTCTACCCTGCCTGAGAAGCTTTTCCTGCTATAGGTATCAACCTTTATCTTAACCTTCTGCCCCGGCCTTATCTTTTCGAGCAGCGTCTCCTTGTAATTTGCGGTCACCCAGATGTCGTCAAGCGGGACAACCGCCATGAGCGGCTGTCCCGTCTCAATCTGGTTACCGGTCTCAACCGATTTTTTCGTGATATACCCGTCGGACGGGGCATAGATCTTTGTATAGCCGAAATTCAGCCTGGCTGCATGGTATTTTGCCTCTTTCTCCCTTATCGCGGAATGCTGCGCCTCCTTCAATGCCTCAACCTGTTTTGTCACTGCTTTTTGTGTCTCGAGCGCCTTTTCTGCCTGCTTCAATTGCTCTTTCGCAGCCCTGACCTGTGCCATCGCAACATTATATGCGGTCACGGTCTTTTCGTATCTCTCCCTCGAGATGGTCTCCGATTTGTAGAGGTTCTCTGCCCTTTCGCTGTCCCTCGCTGCCTGCCTGAGCAGGGCTTCCTGCAGGTCGAGACCTGCTTTTGCGGTTTCCACTGCTGCACCAAGTTCTGCCAGTTGCGTGCGTGAGACGCCGATTCTTGCTTCTGCCTCTGCGAACTTCGCCTTCTCGGCACTTACCCCCGACATAGCCTCCTGAACCTTTACCTCATAATCGGCAGGATCAATTTCAATGAGCAAATCTCCCTGCCTGACCGCCTGATTCTCCTTTACATAGACGGCCTTCACGGTTCCCTTGATTCTTGATGCAATCGTATGTATCCTCCCGTCAATAAAGGCATCGTCTGTGGTAATATGAGTAGCCTTGTATCTGAGATAGAAAAAAAGGGCAACAGCACCGAGAAGTACAATCACACCAAGGACAAGAAATCCTATCTTTTTCTTTTTCTTATTCCCCTGTGCCGATGCATCGTTCATTTCATCTGTCATGTCCTTACCCTTTTCTCTTCTTTCCCATTTTTTCCTGCAGCTCATCAAAAAGGTCGTACACGACCGGCACTACCACAAGGGTTAAAAGAAGTGACGTGAGAAGTCCCCCGATGGTGGATATCGCCATCGGTGATCTCGTCTCAGCACCCTCACCGATTCCCATGGCAATCGGCATCATACCGAAGACTATCGCAAACGTCGTCATGAGTATCGGCCTCAGCCTGATCGGCCCCGCTGTGAGGATCGCTTCTTTTCTGTCCATTCCCTGGGCTCGTAACGTATTCGTATAGTCCACCAGAAGTATAGCATTTTTCTTCACCAGCCCCATGAGGAGGATCAGCCCTATGAAACTGAAGAGGTTAATGGTTTTCCCCGTGAGAAACAGTGCGCCGAATGCACCGATAAACGACAGGGGCATCGAGAGAAGAACCGTGACCGGGTGAATAAAGCTCTCGAACTGGGACGCGAGGATCATATATGCAAGTACAGCCCCGAGCACAATAGCAAACATCAGGTAATAGAAAGACTCGCCCATCACTTCGGCAGTTCCCTTGTAACTGCCCGCATAGCCCGGGGGAAGGATTCCCGCAGCTATCGAATCGAGTTCTGCCTTTGCCTGACCCAGCGGCTTTTCTTCCAGGTTTGCGAATACGGTGACCGCCCTCTGCCTGTCAACCCTGTTGATCACGCTCGGGCCACCGGCCTCCTGGATCCTGACGATATTCGAAAGCTCCACGAGTCTGCCGTCTCTGGCCCGCACAAAAATCCTCCCGATATCTTCAGGCATTGATCTGTCTTCGGGTGTCAGCCTGGCCCTCACATCATATCTTCGTCCCTTTGTTTCATCCTTGAATTTGGTCACGTCAGCCTCTCCCCCGATCAGAAAATTTGCCGCTTCCGCCACCGTTGCAATATCGACCCCCAGATCAGCCGCCTTGTCTCTGTTGATAAATACCTTGATCTCAGGTTTCCCGGTCTCAAGAGAGGTGTCCACATCGACTATTCCGGGAAGCTTCGAAAATTCCGTAATGATCTGTTTGGCATACTGTTCAACTGCCTTCAGATCGCTCCCCATGACCGAATACTGTATCGGCACGTTCCGGATTCCGCCGCCGATCAGCGAGACATCCTCTGCCGTGCCCTCCAGGCCTACGATGCCCCGGAACTGCTTTCTGATCTCCGCCATGATCTCCTGCTGTGTTCTGTCCCTCTTGTCTTTAGGCACAAGTGAGATGAACATCAGCCCCCTGTTCACCTGCCCCATCGAGAGCCCCTGTGCATAAAAGCATGTCTTCACCTCGGGGGTTGACCGCACAATATCTTCGGCCCTCTTGAAAAGCCTGTCAACCTCATCAACCGAATAGTCTATAGGGGCCTTCAGCCTTACCATAAATCTCGACTGGTCCTCAGGAGGCACAAATTCCTTGCCGATGAATGCGGTCATGAACATGCTGAGCACGAAGATGCCCGAGGCCGCGAGAATAACAAGCGCCCTGTGGTTCAGGGCAACCTGAAGAATCTTCCGGTAGAGGTCTTCGAGCTTCCCGTACCAGGCTTCGAGACGACCGGAAATCCGGGAAAGGACCGGTTTTTTTTGCTCAGGTATTCCCCCTCCGGGTTTTTTCCCGGCTTTAAGAGATCCGCCATGTCTCCCGAGATACCGCGATGCCATCATCGGCGTGAGCGTAAACGATACAAAAAGGGAGACGAGTACGGAAAAGACCACAGTGAGCGCAAACTGTAAAAAGAATCTTCCGACAATTCCTTTCATAAATGCGACAGGGAGGAAAATGGCGACTATCGCGAGGGTTGTTGCCATTACCGCAAGCCCTATCTCCTGGGTCGCAAAAGACGCAGCTTCCTTCGGGCTCATCCCCCGGTCGATATGGCGGTGGATATTTTCGATGACGATAATCGCGTCGTCAATCAGTATGCCGATAGACAATGAAAGTGCGAGCATCGTCATGTTGTTGAAAGTGAACCCGAAGACATTCATGAGGGTGAACGTTGCGATCACCGAAGTGGGGATGGCCAGTGCGCTGATAAGCGTCGTCCGGATATCCTTCAGAAACA
This portion of the Nitrospirota bacterium genome encodes:
- a CDS encoding sigma-54 dependent transcriptional regulator gives rise to the protein MKLKGISVGTDPVNPLKYDIAFLDLDMENWQKNLFELRQRIPVIAFGSSDIRKAVAAMKLGATDFLEKPLTGEIINRVVRDHKKKILDTEYGFDETIGTSIVIQEVFGLIKKAAVSESNVLITGESGTGKELVARAIHKWSPRNEKSFVTINCGAIPDTLLESELFGFEKGAFTGANYTKKGLLEVADGGTVFFDEIGDVSPLFQIKILRVLQEGEMMRIGGARNIKIDVRIIAATNKDLSIACKRGVFREDLFYRINVINIHLPLLKNRMEDIPSLVNHFMKKHAAKRKDILIRTVSEEALNILMSYSYPGNIRELENIIEHSISFANSPEILPSDLPSYLLKTPTQQVIATPKLKETITDIEKELIWSALQRSGGNISKAAKELGVYRQQLQRKIKQLKIAT
- a CDS encoding DHA2 family efflux MFS transporter permease subunit, with protein sequence MNKWLVALTVMIPTLIEIIDTSVVNVALDHIRGSLSAGIDESTWSITSYLVSNAIIIPMTGWLSRFFGRKRYLIISITMFTISSFLCGAAWSLQSLIFFRILQGIGGGALQPLSQSILLETFPPRQHGIAMAVFGVGIMFGPIVGPLLGGWITDNWSWHWIFFINVPIGILSIFLTMLVITDPPYMTKAKLKIDYWGLVLLALGLGCLQIVLDKGQQENWFSSPFIFWMSIISVVSLIAFVVVELYAESPVVNLRAFKNISFSTGNLIMFMGFFNLFASIVLLPIYLQTLMGYTAFLAGFVLGPGGMATLISLPVAGNLVNRVNPKFLLAFGIIVNAYATYLMSNFNLYADFGTVIWPRIVLGVGMGFFFIPLTTMTMSGIRKEDMGNASAIYNLLRNLGGSFGVAFVTTILSRRAQFHQNRLVEHLTPFDSNYQIFAEQSRAFLEHRGVQESVSGQGALGLMYKELLRQSSMQSFNDAFFLVCILMLCIVPLVFFMRRGEAGIAPGMH
- a CDS encoding efflux RND transporter permease subunit, with protein sequence MWLADTSIKRPVFAVMVILGLVILGVVSYPRIGVDLFPRVEFPIVNITTTLKGANPEIMDIDVTDQIEGAVNTINGVKSITSSSTEGVSVVTVEFVLERDIDLAVQDVREKVSVIRGKLPKDIDDPIIEKVDPDATPIMWFGLSGEKSIRDLSTYADEILKEQFQRINGVGSVRLGGLRLRQVRVWLEKDKLNAFGMTAQDVMTALARQNVELPGGRIESGTKEYTVKIKGEFPDVQQFNDLILTYYKGAPVRLSDIGRAEDAMEEKRTIARFNGLPAVGLGIQKQSGTNTVETINRIKKELVHIRKTLPPGMKLDISFDQSDFINRSIREVQYHMVYGGLLAILIVFLFLKDIRTTLISALAIPTSVIATFTLMNVFGFTFNNMTMLALSLSIGILIDDAIIVIENIHRHIDRGMSPKEAASFATQEIGLAVMATTLAIVAIFLPVAFMKGIVGRFFLQFALTVVFSVLVSLFVSFTLTPMMASRYLGRHGGSLKAGKKPGGGIPEQKKPVLSRISGRLEAWYGKLEDLYRKILQVALNHRALVILAASGIFVLSMFMTAFIGKEFVPPEDQSRFMVRLKAPIDYSVDEVDRLFKRAEDIVRSTPEVKTCFYAQGLSMGQVNRGLMFISLVPKDKRDRTQQEIMAEIRKQFRGIVGLEGTAEDVSLIGGGIRNVPIQYSVMGSDLKAVEQYAKQIITEFSKLPGIVDVDTSLETGKPEIKVFINRDKAADLGVDIATVAEAANFLIGGEADVTKFKDETKGRRYDVRARLTPEDRSMPEDIGRIFVRARDGRLVELSNIVRIQEAGGPSVINRVDRQRAVTVFANLEEKPLGQAKAELDSIAAGILPPGYAGSYKGTAEVMGESFYYLMFAIVLGAVLAYMILASQFESFIHPVTVLLSMPLSFIGAFGALFLTGKTINLFSFIGLILLMGLVKKNAILLVDYTNTLRAQGMDRKEAILTAGPIRLRPILMTTFAIVFGMMPIAMGIGEGAETRSPMAISTIGGLLTSLLLTLVVVPVVYDLFDELQEKMGKKRKG
- a CDS encoding HlyD family secretion protein, with amino-acid sequence MTDEMNDASAQGNKKKKKIGFLVLGVIVLLGAVALFFYLRYKATHITTDDAFIDGRIHTIASRIKGTVKAVYVKENQAVRQGDLLIEIDPADYEVKVQEAMSGVSAEKAKFAEAEARIGVSRTQLAELGAAVETAKAGLDLQEALLRQAARDSERAENLYKSETISRERYEKTVTAYNVAMAQVRAAKEQLKQAEKALETQKAVTKQVEALKEAQHSAIREKEAKYHAARLNFGYTKIYAPSDGYITKKSVETGNQIETGQPLMAVVPLDDIWVTANYKETLLEKIRPGQKVKIKVDTYSRKSFSGRVESIMSGTGAVFSLFPPENATGNYVKVVQRIPVKIVLDKDTDKEHVLRIGMSVVPTVLIE
- a CDS encoding sulfite exporter TauE/SafE family protein, which produces MSFPRRMYEFLKMASIAHAKWDYEVSMNIIKNRKKLLILFLLLLPILGVSWIQAADVIGGKTAYAPAHYSNLIFIVSIAVGLAAGLITGCIGAGGGFIITPALMAAGVKGILAVGTDVFHIFAKAIMGTAVHKKLGNVSVKLAIAFLVGSAGGTFIGGWINKTLYNKDPLLSEAFISTVYAVLLGFLGTYAMIDFLKATRKPSGGGGGHDAHGGPTGMTSLAVSIQKVNIPPMITFDEDFGGRRISWLFLAMGGVIVGMLAAIMGVGGGFITFPMFVYIFGVSTATTVGTDILQIIFTAGLASIAQYAIYGYVFYTLAMGMLIGSLIGIQVGALTTKVVKGIHIRGFYAMSILAGFVNRATVLPKKLTELEYINMSKSLVTQIEFVGNIVFWIIIGFFGVWVISKFFVNIGKLREEG
- a CDS encoding GntR family transcriptional regulator; translation: MRIEKTIDRDSKLKLYVQIYAIIKEKIDSGAWPVGTQIPTEDELCRTYDVSKVTVREAIQELVREGCLKRQQGKGTFVMYSVPQPGVMMRTRLSEDIDGEEVTAEREILERGIRGASEDIGNIMMSQDKVYYIRSKKVIGEEPYTEEFIIPLFLLPDIDQEDIRQRSLYDLIEEKGTKKIFKIVQTVEVSAVKNDIAADLNLEKGSSVLLISRILSGSDGTVLAYSRLIGSWKKHKFQMEFERIK
- a CDS encoding metallophosphoesterase is translated as MTLFLLTFFLIYGSMHLYVFLKARSVFAFNTLASIVVALFMLAMIFAPVIVRLSERAGLEAFARLASYAGYMWLGILFLFISVALVIDVYRLTVHASGVMLNKDLSSLSVSKNSAFFIPLSLALLFSIYGYFEAKDIRTETIVIPTPKIPAETGRLRIVQISDVHIGLIMREERLRRILRHVKGANPDILVSTGDLVDGQLDNLSGLSEMLQEVRPRFGKYAVTGNHELYAGLGQAMNFTEKAGFRLLRGEAEIAAGSIVIAGVDDSQVKAAGLAPTITETALLSGFPGDRFIMLLKHRPLIDPNSTGLFDLQLSGHVHKGQIFPFSIITWFYYPTQAGLAQLSARSWLYVSRGSGTWGPPIRLLSPPEVTVIDLIHEDAD